A single region of the Brachypodium distachyon strain Bd21 chromosome 3, Brachypodium_distachyon_v3.0, whole genome shotgun sequence genome encodes:
- the LOC100842651 gene encoding uncharacterized protein LOC100842651 has protein sequence MPVSFKYWDDCLDPDDLRLMWADPQVSKEWIDAGEEQGQKVHLSRDPDGEAYLTQTEMMAVAAITVHRHFKSQLDPHMIGALAEIASGRRLFVDNYDHKTKETKMGMMQVTPEVAQWLGRELGYKNYDIELEENNNLLYWPFVNVYFGAAYAKWLFSCDEKERTEEFVVRAYKGGKKKATHKSSAPIFQRYLYVKETLLSMRQPESFNVLTLDLLENSSSAGAQLICWDSKVSEEDMDAMWSQPDVVNEWTKSGERRGNVRFSHDAKKRPYLSRVEVKAVAGIIIWRHLSSRGVTPEALAALAEVCSMRFVHGVRSRTGLMGIDYPTAAWLYKDCSYKAYTVNSVDDLYNPFASMYFGAAYLGWLSQYEGRERSHEFIVQAYLGGPDKVNLQETGPYWKKFLDALKHYEDPKKDQTGCCIL, from the exons ATGCCTGTAAGCTTTAAATATTGGGATGACTGCTTGGATCCAGATGATCTGCGATTAATGTGGGCCGATCCTCAAGTAAGTAAAGAGTGGATTGACGCTGGAGAGGAGCAGGGACAGAAAGTTCACCTGTCACGGGATCCTGATGGCGAGGCATATCTGACACAAACTGAAATGATG GCAGTGGCTGCAATCACTGTACACAGACATTTCAAATCACAGCTAGACCCG CATATGATAGGTGCCCTTGCGGAAATTGCAAGTGGAAGGAGACTCTTTGTGGATAACTATGATCACAAGACTAAGGAGACCAAGATGGGCATGATGCAGGTAACACCTGAAGTTGCTCAATGGCTTGGCAG GGAATTAGGTTACAAGAATTATGACATTGAACttgaagaaaataataatttgctCTACTGGCCTTTTGTAAATGTCTACTTTGGTGCAGCTTACGCAAAATGGCTCTTCTCATGTGATGAGAA AGAAAGAACTGAAGAATTTGTTGTTAGAGCTTACAAGGGAGGCAAAAAGAAGGCTACTCACAAATCATCTGCTCCCATTTTCCAGCGTTATCTTTATGTGAAAGAGACATTGTTGTCTATGAG ACAACCTGAAAGTTTCAATGTGTTGACTCTTGATCTCCTAGAAAATTCCTCAAGTGCAG GAGCACAGCTCATATGTTGGGATTCCAAAGTATCAGAGGAAGATATGGATGCAATGTGGAGTCAGCCTGATGTGGTGAACGAGTGGACAAAATCTGGCGAGAGGCGTGGAAATGTCCGCTTTTCCCATGATGCCAAGAAGAGGCCTTATCTTTCCCGGGTTGAGGTGAAG GCTGTTGCTGGAATAATCATATGGCGCCATTTGAGCTCAAGAGGAGTAACGCCA GAAGCTCTAGCTGCTCTTGCAGAGGTGTGCAGTATGCGCTTTGTCCATGGAGTACGTTCGCGGACAGGATTGATGGGAATAGATTACCCTACTGCTGCATGGCTTTACAA AGATTGTTCGTATAAGGCGTACACAGTCAACTCTGTGGATGATCTCTACAATCCTTTTGCCTCGATGTATTTTGGAGCAGCTTACTTGGGATGGTTGTCGCAATATGAAGGAAG GGAGAGGAGTCATGAATTCATTGTTCAAGCTTATCTTGGGGGACCGGACAAAGTAAACCTTCAGGAGACTGGGCCGTATTGGAAGAAATTTCTGGATGCTTTAAAACACTATGAAGATCCGAAGAA GGACCAAACGGGCTGTTGTATTTTGTAA
- the LOC100823066 gene encoding receptor-like protein EIX2 → MSLTSLLIVLAATSTIFTAANGSGSCIPAERAALLSFKAGITSDPTDLLGSWQGHNCCQWSGVICDNRTGNVVELRLRNTYISADTRLFWCVPEGEPDPLQGKISPSLLALQHLEHLDLSGHNLGGVGVPIPKFLASFNKTLTYLNLGCMNFDGKLPPQLGNLSRLLHLNLASPVSTQTLLHSEDMSWVSNLHLLRSLDMSGVNLTTVGDWVRVVTLLPSLEDLRLSNCGLGLPHQPVVNSNRSSLQLLYLDNNRIDTLNPAYWFWDVGTIKELDLSTNQIAGQIPDAVGNMTMLETLALGGNYLSGIKSQLFKNLCNLKVLGLWSNEVQQDMPEFVDGFPGCANSKLRSLDLSLTNLTGGIPSSIKKWSNLTELGLSNNMLVGSMPSEIGHLSNLEVLVLQNNKLNGYVSEKHFTSLLKLRYVDLSRNSLHIMISSNWVPSFSLKVARFAGNKMGPHFPSWLKGQKDVFDLDISGASIADRLPGWFWNVFSKVRYLDISFNQISGRLPGTLKFMTSAQRLDLSSNSLTGLLPQLPEFLTVLDISNNSLSGPLPQDFGAPMIQEFRLFANRINGQIPTYICQLQYLVVLDLSENLLTGELPQCSKQKMNTTVEPGCIELSALILHNNSLSGRFPEFLQQSPQLTLLDLSHNKFEGELPTWIAGNLPYLSYLLLRYNMFNGSIPLELTELVELQILDLANNRMSGIIPHELASLKAMNQHSGIRSNNPLASQDTRITLHADKVRVIKYDSGLQMVMKGQELFYTSGMVYMVSLDLSYNNLVGEVPDEIASLVGLINLNISHNQFTGKIPDNIGLLRALESLDLSFNELSGEIPWSLSDITTLSHLNLSYNNLSGRIPSGNQLQALYDPESMYVGNKYLCGPPLSKKCLGPEVTEVHPEGKNQINSGIYFGLALGFATGLWIVFVTFLFAKTWRVAYFKLLDKLQDNMQLSVAMISAKGYCFQSTIVTP, encoded by the coding sequence ATGTCACTCACCAGCCTGCTTATTGTCCTCGCAGCCACCAGTACCATATTCACTGCCGCCAATGGGAGCGGGAGCTGCATCCCGGCTGAGCGAGCGGCGCTGCTCTCTTTCAAAGCCGGCATCACAAGCGACCCAACGGATCTCCTCGGCTCATGGCAGGGCCACAACTGCTGCCAGTGGAGCGGTGTCATCTGCGACAACCGCACAGGCAACGTCGTCGAGCTCCGCCTCCGCAACACCTACATCTCAGCTGACACCCGACTGTTTTGGTGCGTGCCTGAAGGAGAACCAGACCCATTGCAAGGGAAGATAAGTCCTTCTTTGCTCGCCTTACAGCACTTGGAGCATCTTGATCTTAGTGGTCACAATCTTGGGGGTGTGGGCGTGCCCATACCCAAATTCCTGGCCTCCTTCAACAAGACTTTGACATACCTCAACCTTGGTTGCATGAATTTCGATGGAAAACTGCCTCCTCAGCTTGGTAACCTCTCTAGGTTGCTGCATCTTAACCTGGCGTCTCCTGTTTCCACTCAAACTCTCTTGCATTCTGAAGACATGTCATGGGTGTCTAACCTCCATTTACTAAGGTCTCTCGACATGAGTGGAGTGAACCTCACCACCGTTGGTGATTGGGTTCGGGTCGTcacccttcttccttctctggAAGACCTTCGACTCAGTAATTGTGGGCTCGGGTTACCACATCAACCTGTAGTGAATTCAAATAGAAGTTCACTACAATTGTTGTATCTAGATAACAACAGAATCGACACACTGAATCCAGCCTACTGGTTTTGGGATGTTGGTACGATCAAGGAACTTGATCTTTCAACAAATCAAATAGCTGGCCAAATTCCAGATGCAGTCGGAAACATGACAATGCTTGAGACACTTGCCTTGGGTGGCAATTACCTCTCAGGCATAAAATCTCAACTATTCAAAAACTTATGCAACCTGAAGGTGCTAGGGCTATGGTCAAATGAGGTCCAACAGGATATGCCAGAATTTGTGGACGGATTTCCTGGGTGTGCAAACAGTAAATTACGATCCTTAGATTTGTCACTCACAAATCTTACTGGAGGGATTCCAAGCAGTATAAAAAAGTGGAGTAACTTAACAGAGCTCGGACTCTCTAATAATATGCTTGTAGGATCAATGCCTTCGGAAATTGGTCATCTGAGTAATCTTGAGGTGTTGGTCCTACAAAACAACAAGTTGAACGGTTATGTATCAGAGAAACATTTTACCAGTCTATTGAAATTGAGGTATGTGGACTTATCTCGCAACTCTCTGCACATCATGATCAGCTCAAACTGGGTCCCCTCATTTAGCCTGAAAGTGGCTCGTTTTGCCGGTAACAAGATGGGACCTCATTTTCCATCGTGGCTTAAAGGACAGAAAGATGTTTTCGATCTTGACATTTCTGGTGCAAGCATAGCTGATCGTCTTCCTGGATGGTTTTGGAATGTATTCTCAAAAGTTCGATATTTGGATAtctcttttaatcaaataagtGGCAGGCTGCCAGGAACACTGAAATTTATGACTTCTGCACAAAGGCTTGACCTTAGCTCAAACAGCTTAACAGGTTTGCTGCCACAACTACCAGAATTCTTGACGGTCCTTGATATCTCCAATAACTCTTTATCAGGACCACTTCCCCAAGACTTTGGAGCTCCGATGATTCAAGAGTTTCGACTATTTGCAAATCGCATCAATGGACAGATTCCAACATATATATGTCAACTGCAGTATTTGGTAGTGCTGGATCTTTCAGAAAACCTTCTAACAGGGGAACTTCCCCAATGTTCGAAGCAAAAAATGAACACAACAGTAGAGCCCGGATGCATAGAACTGTCAGCTCTGATCTTGCACAACAACAGTCTCTCTGGCAGATTCCCTGAATTCTTGCAACAAAGTCCACAGTTGACACTGCTTGATCTTTCCCACAACAAGTTTGAGGGAGAGCTTCCAACATGGATAGCAGGGAACTTGCCATATTTGTCATATCTGCTGTTGCGGTACAATATGTTCAATGGTTCTATTCCACTTGAGCTCACTGAACTAGTAGAACTCCAGATCTTGGACCTTGCAAATAATAGAATGTCAGGAATTATACCTCATGAATTGGCCAGCTTGAAAGCAATGAATCAGCATAGCGGCATAAGATCTAACAACCCCTTGGCGAGCCAGGACACAAGGATAACATTGCACGCTGACAAAGTAAGAGTAATAAAGTATGATAGTGGCCTGCAGATGGTAATGAAAGGTCAAGAACTTTTTTACACCAGTGGAATGGTATATATGGTCAGCCTTGATTTGTCCTACAATAATTTAGTTGGAGAGGTTCCAGATGAAATAGCATCTCTTGTTGGGttgataaatttgaatatCTCCCATAATCAGTTCACTGGAAAGATTCCAGACAACATTGGCTTGCTACGAGCATTAGAGTCTCTTGATCTCTCATTCAACGAGCTTTCAGGTGAAATTCCCTGGAGTCTTTCAGATATAACAACACTGAGCCACTTAAACCTGTCATATAATAATCTCTCTGGAAGAATACCCTCGGGAAATCAGCTACAGGCACTTTATGATCCAGAATCTATGTACGTTGGCAACAAATATCTTTGTGGGCCTCCTCTTTCTAAAAAATGCTTGGGGCCAGAGGTAACTGAAGTTCACCCTGAAggaaaaaatcaaataaatagTGGCATATATTTTGGACTGGCTTTAGGGTTCGCCACGGGACTCTGGATTGTTTTTGTTACCTTCTTATTTGCGAAGACCTGGAGAGTTGCCTACTTCAAACTGCTTGATAAGCTCCAGGATAATATGCAACTGTCTGTGGCTATGATATCTGCTAAGGGCTATTGCTTCCAAAGCACTATTGTCACTCCCTAA